In Arthrobacter ramosus, one DNA window encodes the following:
- a CDS encoding nucleoside hydrolase, translating into MDPNTMTRERKKIILDCDPGHDDAVALLLAHGNPDIELLAVTTVVGNQTLEKVTRNALSVGTIAGITGVPFAAGCDRPLVRSIETAPDIHGDTGMDGPEQPQSTIELDPRHAVDLIIETIMAHEPGTVTLVPTAGLTNIAMAARKEPRIVERVKEVVLMGGGYHVGNWSAVAEFNIIIDPEAAHIVFNEKWPVVMVGLDLTHQALATPEVVKKIAAVGTKPAKFVMELMEFFTKTYKDAQGFDYPPVHDPCAVAYVIDPTVMTTRKVPVDIELQGKLTLGMTVADFRAPAPADCHTSVAVDLDHEKFWNLVTDAIIRIGEPDAGAPATISGDAAAVASIAGEAK; encoded by the coding sequence ATGGACCCCAACACCATGACCCGTGAACGCAAGAAGATCATCCTGGATTGTGATCCCGGGCATGACGACGCCGTGGCCCTGCTGCTGGCCCACGGCAACCCGGACATCGAACTGCTCGCCGTCACCACGGTGGTCGGCAACCAGACCCTCGAAAAGGTCACCCGCAACGCCCTGTCCGTCGGCACCATCGCAGGCATCACCGGTGTTCCCTTTGCCGCCGGGTGCGACCGCCCACTCGTCCGCTCCATCGAAACCGCGCCGGACATCCACGGCGATACCGGCATGGACGGCCCCGAACAACCCCAGTCGACCATCGAGCTGGACCCGCGCCACGCCGTCGACCTCATCATCGAAACGATCATGGCGCACGAGCCGGGCACCGTTACCCTGGTCCCCACTGCGGGACTCACCAACATCGCCATGGCCGCCCGCAAGGAGCCACGCATCGTTGAACGCGTCAAGGAAGTCGTCCTCATGGGCGGCGGCTACCACGTAGGCAACTGGAGCGCCGTGGCCGAATTCAACATCATCATCGACCCCGAGGCCGCACACATCGTCTTCAACGAAAAGTGGCCCGTGGTGATGGTCGGTTTGGACCTCACGCACCAGGCCCTGGCCACTCCCGAGGTCGTTAAGAAGATCGCCGCCGTGGGCACCAAGCCGGCCAAATTCGTCATGGAACTGATGGAGTTCTTCACCAAGACCTACAAGGACGCCCAGGGCTTTGACTATCCGCCCGTGCACGATCCCTGCGCCGTGGCCTACGTCATCGACCCCACCGTGATGACCACCCGCAAGGTCCCCGTCGACATCGAACTGCAGGGCAAGCTCACCCTCGGCATGACCGTGGCCGATTTCCGCGCCCCCGCACCGGCCGACTGCCACACCTCCGTCGCCGTCGACCTCGACCACGAGAAGTTCTGGAACCTCGTCACTGACGCGATCATCCGCATCGGCGAGCCCGACGCGGGCGCTCCCGCCACCATTAGCGGCGACGCCGCCGCCGTCGCCAGCATCGCAGGAGAGGCCAAGTAA
- a CDS encoding LacI family DNA-binding transcriptional regulator, giving the protein MVASLAGVSTATVSLVANGKTQGRVSEDNISRVREAIAELGYVVDGIGSSLAKGVSSIVILVAPDISNPFFAKVIAGVRESLGSEYQLLLSVTDAGEFPRAEDVRKLLALRPAGLLVDAPNASFLEDLSVAGPLVLLDAPGLEAYAPSVNLDVAHGARELAAHLAASGHKRVAYVDSVTGTATFEVRRAAFLDEANSCGISVADAHIISTTIDVGAAAAAFAAAWPDWQRAGVTAVVCGTDTHAYGVLQEARVAGVRIPEELAVAGFDDLPYSATSNPSLTSVHLPATPLGLKAGEQLRGLMEGRELEQPQLTLESSLVVRGSTG; this is encoded by the coding sequence ATGGTGGCCTCCCTGGCAGGGGTCTCGACTGCGACGGTGTCCCTGGTTGCCAACGGCAAAACCCAGGGCAGGGTGTCCGAAGACAACATTTCACGGGTCCGCGAGGCTATCGCCGAACTCGGTTACGTGGTGGATGGCATCGGCAGTTCTTTGGCCAAGGGTGTGAGCTCGATTGTGATCCTTGTGGCGCCGGACATTTCCAACCCCTTTTTCGCCAAGGTCATCGCCGGAGTCCGGGAATCGCTCGGCTCCGAGTACCAGCTGCTGCTCTCCGTGACCGACGCCGGTGAGTTCCCCCGTGCGGAGGACGTCCGAAAGCTCCTCGCCCTCCGCCCCGCCGGCCTGCTGGTGGATGCGCCCAACGCAAGCTTCCTGGAGGACCTGTCCGTTGCCGGGCCACTGGTCCTTCTCGATGCCCCCGGCCTCGAAGCCTATGCTCCGTCCGTGAACCTCGATGTTGCCCATGGCGCGCGTGAACTGGCCGCGCATCTTGCGGCCTCCGGGCACAAACGAGTTGCCTACGTGGACAGCGTGACGGGCACAGCCACGTTCGAAGTGCGCCGGGCGGCGTTCTTGGATGAGGCCAATTCCTGCGGTATTTCCGTTGCGGACGCGCACATCATCAGTACCACCATCGATGTCGGCGCTGCCGCAGCTGCCTTCGCTGCCGCCTGGCCGGACTGGCAGCGCGCCGGGGTCACCGCCGTCGTCTGCGGAACGGACACCCACGCCTACGGTGTGTTGCAGGAAGCCCGCGTTGCCGGTGTCCGGATTCCGGAGGAACTCGCTGTTGCCGGCTTCGATGACCTGCCGTATTCAGCCACGAGCAACCCGAGCCTGACCAGTGTGCATTTGCCGGCCACTCCGTTGGGACTCAAGGCCGGCGAACAACTCCGTGGATTGATGGAAGGCCGTGAGCTGGAACAGCCGCAACTGACGCTCGAGAGTTCGTTGGTGGTGCGCGGGTCCACGGGGTAG
- a CDS encoding LysE family transporter, producing MQISLWLALAGAGTLISFTPGAGAISTMSNSLNSGFRRSIWGVLGQQAALIIHILIVALGVGVLVSSSPVVFNVIRYTGAAYLVYMGIRQFLHRPDLDKEKVEARRNEPAWSMFQRGIWVNLLNPKAIVFFLAFMPQFIRPEQPLIPQYLVLSTTIVFIDISVMWFFFALAARSFQRFTHNEHGQKVLNRTFGVLFMSMGVLLAVIH from the coding sequence GTGCAAATTTCGCTTTGGCTGGCCCTTGCGGGCGCCGGCACCCTGATCAGTTTCACTCCCGGCGCGGGCGCCATCTCCACCATGAGCAATTCGCTCAACTCCGGATTCCGCCGCTCCATTTGGGGAGTTCTGGGCCAACAGGCGGCACTGATCATCCACATCCTGATCGTGGCGCTCGGGGTAGGTGTTCTGGTCTCCAGCTCGCCCGTGGTCTTCAACGTGATCCGCTACACGGGGGCCGCATATCTGGTGTACATGGGCATCCGGCAGTTCCTGCACCGGCCGGACCTGGACAAGGAAAAAGTGGAGGCCCGGCGCAACGAGCCAGCGTGGTCCATGTTCCAGCGAGGCATCTGGGTCAACTTGCTCAATCCCAAGGCGATCGTTTTCTTCCTGGCCTTCATGCCTCAATTCATCCGCCCCGAGCAGCCACTGATTCCGCAGTATCTGGTCCTCAGCACCACGATCGTTTTCATCGACATCTCCGTCATGTGGTTCTTCTTCGCTTTGGCAGCCCGTTCATTCCAGCGGTTCACGCACAACGAGCACGGACAAAAGGTCTTGAACCGCACTTTCGGCGTGCTGTTCATGTCCATGGGTGTGCTGCTCGCCGTCATCCACTAG
- a CDS encoding type II toxin-antitoxin system VapC family toxin produces MTAFLLDSNALVLAMTRPEQLSSTARSIIEDLENRTFASAASAYELAYKYSRGRLAALDPIMTGYRQHVKRVVTEELSLTAEHALAAASFDWPHRDPFDRMIAAQAAVEGLTLVTSDRALQEFRLVSTIW; encoded by the coding sequence ATGACCGCGTTTCTCTTGGATTCCAACGCGTTGGTGCTCGCCATGACCAGGCCAGAACAATTGTCCAGCACGGCCAGGTCGATCATCGAAGACCTCGAAAATCGAACTTTTGCCTCAGCTGCCTCGGCCTATGAACTGGCTTACAAGTACTCACGCGGTCGCCTCGCTGCATTGGATCCGATCATGACTGGTTACCGTCAGCACGTAAAACGCGTAGTCACCGAGGAATTGAGCCTTACCGCGGAGCATGCCCTGGCTGCGGCATCGTTTGATTGGCCGCACAGGGACCCTTTCGACCGGATGATTGCCGCCCAAGCCGCCGTCGAAGGCTTGACGCTTGTGACGTCCGATCGGGCGCTCCAGGAATTCCGGCTCGTCAGCACGATCTGGTAG
- a CDS encoding type II toxin-antitoxin system Phd/YefM family antitoxin has protein sequence MGQYNIQEAKTRLSELLHMVERGEEVVIAKAGKPVARIVRIEHTRKRELGFLGQIDLPDNLFDPLTEQELAEWE, from the coding sequence ATGGGCCAGTACAACATCCAGGAAGCAAAAACGCGCCTTTCTGAACTTCTCCACATGGTTGAACGGGGCGAAGAAGTGGTTATCGCCAAGGCCGGCAAGCCCGTCGCACGGATAGTTCGTATTGAGCACACCCGGAAGCGCGAGTTGGGCTTTCTGGGTCAGATCGATCTTCCTGACAACCTGTTCGACCCTCTGACGGAGCAAGAACTGGCGGAGTGGGAATGA
- a CDS encoding RNA polymerase sigma factor yields MAEPSGESTFEDLLRTLAPQVLGVLVRRYGQFAECEDAVQEALLEAALQWPASGVPENPRAWLLTVATRRLVDHWRSESARQAREQRAAALEPPPGEKPSSTSDTDGFAEDTLTLLFLCCHPALSAPSQLALTLRAVGGLTTAEIASAFFVPEATMGQRISRAKQSIKKAGAHFELPETGERKARLGVVLHVLYLIFNEGYAASSGPSMHREDLTAEAIRLTRLLRKLLPGELEVGGLLALMLLTDARRRARSLPDGMLVPLAEQDRRLWDTTQIAEALELLSAVLGVGRPGPYQLQAAIAAVHTEAPSADQTDWPQILALYTVLEAMAPSPVVTLNRAVAVAMVEGPRAALELLEGLESGLKDWHRLDAVRGHLLEMSGDLAGARECFLTAAKKTGSLQERQYLLVKVAKLAQLST; encoded by the coding sequence TTGGCCGAGCCTTCCGGAGAATCCACGTTCGAGGACCTGCTGCGCACTCTTGCGCCGCAGGTCCTTGGCGTGCTCGTCCGCAGGTACGGCCAATTCGCCGAGTGCGAAGATGCCGTGCAGGAGGCACTGCTCGAGGCAGCATTGCAATGGCCCGCCTCCGGCGTCCCGGAGAATCCCAGGGCGTGGCTGCTCACGGTCGCCACGCGTCGCTTGGTGGACCACTGGCGCAGCGAAAGTGCCCGACAGGCACGCGAACAACGCGCGGCGGCCTTGGAACCGCCGCCTGGCGAGAAGCCTTCTTCGACCAGTGACACGGACGGGTTTGCGGAAGATACCCTCACCCTCCTTTTCCTCTGTTGTCACCCCGCCCTCTCAGCACCCTCGCAGCTGGCACTGACATTGCGGGCAGTCGGAGGGCTCACGACGGCGGAAATCGCCAGCGCGTTCTTTGTCCCGGAAGCCACCATGGGCCAGAGGATCAGCCGGGCCAAGCAGAGCATCAAGAAGGCCGGAGCCCATTTCGAGCTCCCGGAAACGGGCGAGCGAAAGGCGCGGCTCGGCGTCGTACTCCACGTCCTGTACCTGATCTTCAACGAGGGTTACGCGGCGAGTTCCGGGCCATCCATGCATCGCGAAGACCTCACGGCGGAGGCCATCCGCCTTACGCGGCTCCTGCGGAAACTGCTCCCGGGCGAACTCGAGGTGGGCGGACTGCTGGCCCTCATGCTCCTCACCGACGCACGACGACGGGCGAGGTCCCTCCCGGACGGGATGCTGGTGCCGCTCGCCGAGCAGGATCGCCGGCTGTGGGACACGACGCAAATCGCCGAGGCGCTTGAACTCTTGTCGGCCGTGCTGGGGGTTGGGCGTCCGGGACCCTATCAGCTGCAGGCCGCGATCGCGGCGGTCCATACCGAGGCGCCCTCCGCGGACCAGACGGACTGGCCGCAGATCCTGGCGTTGTACACGGTCCTCGAAGCCATGGCCCCAAGCCCGGTGGTGACGCTCAACCGCGCAGTTGCCGTGGCCATGGTCGAGGGGCCTCGGGCGGCCCTTGAGCTGCTGGAAGGGCTCGAGAGTGGACTGAAAGACTGGCACAGGCTCGACGCCGTCCGCGGCCACTTGCTCGAAATGTCCGGTGACCTTGCGGGCGCCCGGGAATGCTTTCTCACCGCGGCAAAGAAGACCGGAAGCCTGCAGGAGCGGCAGTATCTCCTGGTGAAGGTAGCGAAACTCGCGCAGTTGTCCACATAG
- a CDS encoding YciI family protein, with the protein MKYMIMMFGSAEGMMETADPEWIREMIGFMIQIDKDLSDSGEMVFNAGLADPGTAKLVKQTDSGVITTDGPFAEAKESLIGYWVVDVASEERAVEICSSIVKYAPVVELRRVQDEPPEV; encoded by the coding sequence ATGAAATACATGATCATGATGTTTGGTTCTGCCGAGGGCATGATGGAGACCGCCGATCCCGAGTGGATCAGGGAAATGATCGGCTTCATGATCCAGATCGACAAGGATCTCAGCGATTCAGGCGAGATGGTTTTCAACGCGGGACTGGCTGACCCCGGCACTGCCAAGCTGGTCAAGCAGACGGACAGCGGCGTCATCACCACCGACGGACCTTTCGCCGAGGCCAAGGAATCCCTCATCGGCTACTGGGTGGTGGACGTCGCCAGCGAAGAACGGGCCGTGGAAATCTGCTCCAGCATCGTGAAGTACGCGCCGGTTGTGGAGCTTCGCCGCGTCCAGGACGAGCCGCCGGAGGTCTAG
- a CDS encoding methyltransferase domain-containing protein encodes MNEQKPEDVYTHGHHESVVRAHASRTAENSAAFVIPHLTAGTSVLDVGCGPGSITCDFAELVAPAKVVGLDRSAEIVAQAASLAAERGVENVEFVTGNIYDLDFEDETFDLVHAHQVLQHLTDPVAALREMRRVAKPGAIVAVRDADFHGMSWYPEVRELDDWMELYQKIARRNGAEPDAGRRLVSWAQQAGFTDVAPSSSNWLYATAQQRRWQSRVWSERVLHSAFAEQALEYGLANEADLARIAAGWHRWGSTDDGFFLIPNGEVIARA; translated from the coding sequence ATGAACGAGCAGAAGCCTGAAGACGTCTACACACACGGCCACCACGAGTCCGTAGTACGCGCCCATGCCTCCCGCACAGCCGAGAACTCTGCCGCGTTTGTCATCCCGCATCTCACCGCCGGGACATCAGTGCTCGACGTCGGATGCGGACCGGGGAGCATCACGTGCGACTTCGCGGAGCTGGTGGCGCCCGCGAAGGTCGTCGGGCTGGATCGTTCCGCCGAGATCGTGGCCCAGGCTGCCTCGCTTGCGGCCGAACGTGGTGTGGAAAACGTGGAATTCGTGACGGGCAACATCTACGATCTGGACTTCGAGGACGAGACCTTCGACCTTGTGCACGCGCACCAAGTCCTGCAACACCTGACCGACCCCGTGGCCGCGTTGCGCGAGATGCGGCGCGTGGCCAAACCCGGCGCCATAGTGGCAGTGCGCGACGCCGACTTCCACGGCATGAGCTGGTACCCGGAGGTCCGCGAGCTCGACGACTGGATGGAGCTCTACCAAAAGATCGCCCGACGGAACGGAGCAGAGCCCGACGCCGGGCGGCGGCTCGTGTCCTGGGCACAGCAGGCGGGCTTCACCGACGTCGCGCCCTCCAGCAGCAACTGGCTGTACGCCACCGCGCAGCAACGCCGTTGGCAGTCGAGGGTGTGGAGCGAGCGCGTCCTTCACTCCGCCTTTGCCGAGCAGGCGCTGGAATACGGGCTGGCCAACGAGGCCGACCTGGCCCGGATCGCCGCCGGTTGGCACCGTTGGGGCTCCACGGATGATGGCTTCTTCCTGATCCCGAATGGAGAAGTCATCGCACGGGCGTAG
- a CDS encoding YybH family protein, translating into MTFKEMCCLKGINRCMMEKVIRITPSARPFGGDISLPQGIPDQKWRKMSSQLTPEEVTSAAERIVGAYSAMDEDVYFSSFDPQATFLFHATPERLTSREDYRVQWRIWVSEGWKVIGCHSSDPFIQIYGTTAVFSHSVATTTEERGQRAVTEERETIVFTRAGSGGIMAVHEHLSLNTF; encoded by the coding sequence ATGACTTTTAAGGAAATGTGTTGCCTAAAAGGCATCAACCGTTGCATGATGGAAAAAGTGATTCGGATCACTCCGAGTGCCCGCCCGTTTGGCGGCGACATCAGCTTGCCGCAGGGCATTCCAGATCAGAAGTGGAGAAAAATGAGCTCGCAGCTAACACCGGAAGAAGTCACTTCGGCCGCGGAACGGATCGTTGGGGCCTATTCGGCCATGGACGAGGACGTATATTTCAGCTCATTCGATCCGCAAGCCACCTTCTTATTCCACGCGACCCCTGAGCGGCTCACCAGCCGGGAAGACTACAGAGTGCAGTGGCGCATCTGGGTGTCCGAGGGATGGAAAGTGATCGGCTGCCACAGCAGCGATCCATTCATCCAGATCTACGGCACAACCGCGGTTTTTTCCCACAGTGTGGCTACCACTACGGAAGAGCGGGGACAGCGGGCAGTCACTGAGGAACGGGAAACCATCGTGTTCACCCGCGCCGGCTCTGGCGGCATCATGGCCGTGCACGAGCACCTATCACTCAACACATTCTGA
- a CDS encoding purine-cytosine permease family protein: MTTEASDRPKARPGAPLIEVRSIDWVPDNERHGRLWHQAPLWFLGNFQYFSIPIGFIGPSMGLSLGWTVVASVLGIGVGTIFMAFHASQGPTMGLPQMIQSRAQFGYRGVVVPLIATLFTYVAFNVVDTVLLGDGLGSAFGWNPALIAIVAAAGAAALAIFGHDWLHKAFRVLLYVSLPLMLILTIGVIFGNAGGAESSTQYGFNWGAFMAQFAAAAAYNITYAPYVSDYSRYLPSKTKSRSVIAAVFFGASSSAIWLIVLGAWLAIRLGATDGLAGLQLAGNTVFVHLGDATALLSAMALAATMGMNAYGGMLTVLTTVDSVRPIKPNRKARVITILVLTAVWYLIASTITSGAVSTVFSSLTLMLYLLVPWTATNLVDYFLVRKGHYAITDLFTPKGIYGAWGSRGLFSFAIGLLAEIPFMVLPQIGPWSYTGPLAQALGGVDIAWLVGLLVTSVAYFLLSRSLNLAAEQAAQVRSDQQLGREKEAATAGH, translated from the coding sequence ATGACGACAGAAGCATCCGACCGACCCAAGGCACGGCCCGGCGCACCCTTGATCGAGGTCCGCTCGATCGACTGGGTTCCCGATAACGAACGGCACGGCCGCCTGTGGCATCAGGCGCCGCTATGGTTCCTGGGCAACTTCCAATACTTCTCCATCCCGATCGGTTTCATCGGCCCGTCGATGGGCCTGTCACTGGGGTGGACGGTCGTGGCGAGCGTCCTGGGCATTGGAGTGGGAACCATTTTCATGGCCTTCCACGCCTCCCAAGGCCCTACCATGGGCCTGCCGCAGATGATCCAATCGCGGGCCCAATTCGGGTACCGGGGTGTGGTCGTTCCCCTGATCGCCACCCTTTTCACCTATGTGGCATTCAACGTCGTTGATACCGTGCTCCTCGGTGACGGACTGGGCAGTGCTTTCGGCTGGAACCCGGCCCTCATCGCCATCGTCGCTGCCGCAGGCGCGGCGGCACTTGCGATCTTCGGCCATGACTGGTTGCATAAGGCCTTCCGCGTGCTCCTCTACGTTTCCCTGCCGCTGATGCTGATCCTGACCATCGGAGTCATCTTCGGAAATGCCGGCGGAGCCGAAAGCAGCACGCAGTACGGCTTCAACTGGGGCGCGTTCATGGCACAGTTCGCCGCGGCAGCGGCATACAACATCACCTATGCCCCCTATGTTTCCGACTATTCCCGGTACCTGCCCTCCAAAACCAAAAGCCGGTCCGTCATCGCTGCCGTGTTCTTCGGCGCATCGTCGTCGGCGATCTGGCTGATCGTCCTTGGGGCCTGGCTGGCGATCAGGCTTGGCGCCACCGATGGCCTCGCCGGTCTCCAATTGGCTGGAAACACCGTTTTTGTACACCTCGGTGACGCCACAGCCTTGCTTTCGGCCATGGCCCTGGCCGCCACCATGGGAATGAACGCCTACGGGGGAATGCTCACCGTGTTGACCACGGTCGATTCCGTCCGTCCCATCAAGCCGAACCGCAAAGCCCGGGTCATCACCATCCTTGTCCTGACAGCGGTGTGGTACCTCATCGCCAGCACGATCACCTCCGGGGCCGTCAGCACAGTGTTCTCCTCGCTGACCCTGATGCTGTATCTTCTGGTTCCCTGGACGGCGACGAACCTGGTCGACTACTTCCTGGTCCGCAAGGGTCACTACGCCATCACGGATCTGTTCACCCCCAAAGGCATTTACGGTGCTTGGGGGTCGCGGGGCTTGTTCTCCTTCGCCATCGGTCTCTTGGCTGAAATTCCCTTCATGGTCCTGCCCCAGATTGGTCCCTGGAGCTACACGGGACCTCTCGCCCAGGCCTTGGGTGGTGTCGACATCGCCTGGCTTGTCGGGCTACTAGTGACTTCCGTCGCCTACTTCCTGCTCAGCCGCTCACTCAACCTGGCCGCCGAACAGGCCGCGCAGGTCAGAAGCGATCAACAACTCGGCCGCGAAAAAGAAGCAGCGACCGCCGGGCACTGA
- a CDS encoding pyridoxal phosphate-dependent aminotransferase: MRPMQHSSKLQNVRYELRGPILQAAKTMEAEGHRILKMNLGDTAPFGLEAPESVVVDMIHHLRGAQGYSDSKGIFTARTAISQYYQTKNLMNIGVEDIFIGNGVSELISMTLQAFLENGDEVLIPAPDYPLWTATVTLTGGNPVHYLCDESQNWWPDMSDVEAKITKRTKAIVIINPNNPTGAVYPRHILEQFAALARKHDLVLFSDEIYEKIRYEDAQHIHTASVADDICVLTFSGLSKAYRMPGYRAGWVALTGPHAATAEYREALELLASLRLCSNVPAQHAIQTCLGGYQSIEELIRPGGRLREQRDLALKLLTAIPGVSCVPAAGAMYLFPRLDPDVYPIESDENFVLDLLQDQKILVSHGSAFNWPAPDHFRFVILPSVREIEEAVRRIATFLAAYRNRPQE, encoded by the coding sequence ATGCGTCCGATGCAGCACTCCAGCAAACTACAGAACGTCCGTTATGAACTCCGTGGGCCCATCCTTCAAGCGGCCAAGACCATGGAGGCCGAGGGGCACCGCATCCTCAAGATGAATCTTGGGGACACCGCGCCGTTCGGGCTGGAAGCTCCGGAGTCCGTGGTGGTGGACATGATCCACCACCTCCGCGGCGCCCAAGGATACAGCGATTCCAAGGGCATCTTCACGGCGCGGACAGCGATTTCGCAGTACTACCAGACCAAGAACCTGATGAATATCGGCGTCGAGGATATCTTCATCGGCAACGGCGTCAGTGAACTGATTTCCATGACGCTGCAGGCCTTCCTGGAAAACGGCGACGAGGTCCTCATCCCCGCACCGGACTATCCGCTGTGGACGGCCACAGTGACCCTCACGGGCGGCAACCCGGTGCACTATCTCTGCGACGAGAGCCAGAATTGGTGGCCGGACATGTCTGACGTCGAAGCCAAAATCACCAAGCGCACCAAGGCCATCGTCATCATCAACCCGAACAACCCCACGGGCGCGGTATACCCCCGCCACATCCTGGAGCAGTTCGCGGCACTGGCCCGCAAGCACGATCTTGTCCTCTTCTCGGACGAGATCTACGAGAAAATCCGCTACGAGGACGCCCAGCACATCCACACGGCATCCGTGGCAGACGACATCTGCGTCCTGACCTTCAGCGGCCTCTCCAAGGCTTACCGCATGCCCGGCTACCGTGCCGGCTGGGTCGCTTTGACCGGCCCGCACGCGGCAACCGCCGAATACCGTGAGGCTCTGGAACTGTTGGCGTCCCTCCGTTTGTGCTCCAACGTTCCGGCGCAGCACGCCATCCAGACCTGCCTGGGCGGCTACCAGAGCATCGAGGAACTCATCAGGCCGGGTGGCCGGCTCCGCGAACAACGGGACCTGGCCTTGAAGCTGCTGACTGCGATCCCCGGAGTGAGCTGCGTTCCCGCAGCCGGGGCGATGTACTTGTTCCCGCGGCTGGACCCTGACGTCTACCCGATCGAGAGCGACGAGAATTTCGTCCTCGATCTCCTGCAGGACCAGAAAATCCTGGTCTCCCACGGCTCGGCCTTCAACTGGCCTGCCCCGGACCATTTCCGCTTCGTCATCCTGCCATCCGTCCGCGAGATCGAGGAGGCCGTGCGCAGGATCGCCACGTTCCTGGCGGCCTATCGGAACCGGCCGCAGGAGTAG
- a CDS encoding NAD-dependent epimerase/dehydratase family protein: protein MYVVTGAGPVGWTIAEQLADRGEHVRVLTRSGSGPDHPLVEKLRVDVSDPAKLAEAFDGATVVFHCIHGSAYRAKAWAAELPGADQVVMDAAVTAGAVVVFPESLYSYSEPDKTITESSPREAAGGKRGIRSALLKARQAHPANTVSVVAGDFFGPRARLAHAGERMVPLILKGKTIQVLGSAEQPHSFTYVPDLAAAMIAAAQKPELWNSVLHAPTGPAMTMREIAGNFARSAGVPEPKLSVVPGWLLRTLGLFSTDMRELAEMLYQFERPFVMDSTASQAKLGLEPTSLADTMAATVAWWRDQETVAAL, encoded by the coding sequence ATGTACGTCGTCACAGGAGCAGGCCCCGTCGGATGGACCATTGCAGAGCAACTCGCGGACCGCGGAGAACACGTGCGTGTCCTGACGCGCTCAGGCAGCGGACCGGACCACCCGCTGGTCGAAAAGCTCCGCGTGGATGTCTCGGACCCGGCCAAGTTGGCGGAAGCCTTCGACGGTGCCACGGTGGTCTTCCACTGCATCCACGGTTCTGCCTACCGGGCCAAGGCCTGGGCGGCCGAGCTTCCTGGAGCAGACCAAGTGGTGATGGACGCCGCGGTGACGGCGGGCGCCGTCGTCGTCTTCCCTGAGAGCCTCTACTCCTACAGCGAGCCGGACAAGACCATCACCGAAAGCAGCCCGCGCGAAGCGGCCGGCGGCAAGCGCGGGATCCGCTCCGCCCTGCTGAAGGCCCGGCAAGCCCACCCGGCGAATACCGTCAGCGTGGTGGCGGGCGATTTCTTCGGACCGCGGGCCCGCCTGGCGCACGCCGGCGAGCGCATGGTCCCCCTCATCCTCAAGGGCAAGACAATCCAGGTCTTGGGAAGCGCCGAGCAGCCGCACTCTTTCACCTACGTCCCGGATCTTGCCGCAGCCATGATCGCCGCGGCCCAAAAGCCCGAACTCTGGAACTCGGTGCTGCACGCCCCCACGGGACCGGCAATGACGATGCGGGAAATTGCGGGAAACTTCGCACGCTCGGCCGGCGTTCCCGAACCGAAGCTGAGCGTGGTTCCGGGCTGGCTGCTCCGGACGCTCGGCCTGTTTTCAACCGATATGCGGGAGCTGGCCGAAATGCTGTACCAGTTCGAGCGGCCGTTCGTCATGGACTCCACTGCGAGCCAGGCCAAGCTCGGGCTGGAACCGACGTCGCTTGCGGACACGATGGCGGCGACCGTGGCTTGGTGGCGGGATCAGGAAACCGTGGCTGCCCTCTGA